The Atribacter laminatus genome contains the following window.
CCCAGTAGGACTCGGGGCAAACCGTACTCTAACTGTTTTTTCCATAAAAAAAGATCCTCCTCATAAATCCCATTTCCTTGTTGGTCATCAAAAGAATCAGACTTGTCTTGGAACAACAAAAATTCCTTCCCCTTCGGCAACGATTTCTTGATCTTGAATTATCTCACCCTGGGCTTTAATTATTCTACCGTTGATTTCTACTATACGACCCCGTATCTGGATTTTCTCATCAGTGCGACAAGGTTTTCGATACTTTACAGTTAGGGTACCGGTCATGGCTTTTTGGCCGGATTTTTTTACTGCCTGGGCCATTATTTCATCGAGAAAAGTTGCCACAATGCCTCCATGAACCACTCCATCAAAACCTTGATACTGAAATGGAATAGTGGTTTCGGAAATCGTGTCCCCTTTATCCTCTTTAAATTTCAACTTAAAACCTATGGGGTTTTTATCGCCGCAGAGAAAACAATGATGAGTATCGGGAAAATCCATTATTCGGTATCACCTCGAATCAGATTATTCAAAAAGAAATGACCCGCTCAAATAATT
Protein-coding sequences here:
- a CDS encoding PaaI family thioesterase gives rise to the protein MDFPDTHHCFLCGDKNPIGFKLKFKEDKGDTISETTIPFQYQGFDGVVHGGIVATFLDEIMAQAVKKSGQKAMTGTLTVKYRKPCRTDEKIQIRGRIVEINGRIIKAQGEIIQDQEIVAEGEGIFVVPRQV